The following coding sequences are from one Desulfosporosinus orientis DSM 765 window:
- a CDS encoding iron-containing alcohol dehydrogenase: protein MINNFIYSAPTKIYFGESLENLGSELKQYGNRVLMTYGGGSIKKIGLYDAFYDITHGLGLAILTPRWMEYILDETTAPKFYQFGVNVFGIDKDLPALEVGKKAIEMLSDFFFNTLGLKSNLTEIGIDDSKFEIMAKKSCGNGMMPGYKQLNQQDVENIFKMCR, encoded by the coding sequence ATGATCAACAATTTTATTTATTCTGCGCCAACAAAGATTTACTTTGGAGAGAGCCTTGAAAATCTGGGGAGTGAACTGAAACAGTATGGTAATAGAGTTCTTATGACTTACGGAGGAGGCTCCATCAAAAAAATCGGATTGTACGATGCTTTCTATGACATCACCCATGGGTTAGGACTTGCGATTCTGACGCCTAGGTGGATGGAGTATATTCTTGATGAGACCACCGCACCAAAGTTCTATCAGTTTGGTGTCAATGTGTTTGGCATTGACAAGGATCTTCCTGCATTGGAAGTTGGCAAAAAGGCTATTGAAATGCTGTCCGATTTCTTCTTTAATACTCTCGGTTTAAAGAGTAACTTGACAGAAATCGGCATTGATGATTCCAAGTTTGAAATAATGGCAAAGAAATCCTGTGGAAACGGAATGATGCCGGGCTATAAGCAACTGAATCAGCAGGATGTTGAAAATATCTTTAAGATGTGTCGTTGA
- a CDS encoding LysR family transcriptional regulator, with amino-acid sequence MVYLIEDTCERKVMIVYNPQLDTFIRVADAGSFSKAAENMYITPSAVIKQINLLENELGLQLFERTHRGLSLTEAGKSLYQDAKYIIQYCDESIIRAKNAMQKKESIIRIGTSLMTPPQFLVELWPKIHEHYPDLKFQFVPFENTPENAREILKNLGQNFDIVAGIFDQNLLNLRECEGTEISREPICCAVSVNHRLAGKCKLTVQDLYGENLMLIYRGWSSYIDKLRDDLMEHHSQIHIVDFDFYDVNVFNQCEYTNDLLMAIDKWENVHPLLKIIPVEWDYTMTFGILHSPNPSERVQRFLKALQLVVSTK; translated from the coding sequence ATGGTTTATTTAATAGAAGATACGTGTGAAAGGAAGGTGATGATCGTGTATAATCCTCAGCTTGATACATTTATACGTGTGGCGGATGCTGGAAGTTTCAGCAAGGCTGCCGAAAATATGTATATCACACCTTCAGCTGTTATAAAGCAAATAAACCTGTTGGAGAATGAACTTGGGTTACAGTTGTTTGAGAGGACTCATCGAGGTCTCAGCCTCACGGAGGCAGGAAAGTCCCTCTATCAGGATGCAAAATACATTATTCAATACTGTGATGAATCCATCATCCGTGCTAAAAATGCGATGCAGAAGAAAGAAAGCATTATTCGCATTGGAACATCTCTTATGACGCCTCCTCAGTTTCTTGTGGAATTATGGCCGAAGATTCACGAGCATTACCCGGACCTCAAATTTCAGTTTGTTCCCTTTGAAAATACCCCGGAAAATGCAAGAGAAATACTGAAAAATCTCGGTCAAAACTTTGACATTGTCGCAGGTATCTTTGACCAGAACCTTCTCAATCTACGGGAATGTGAGGGAACAGAGATTTCAAGAGAGCCTATATGCTGTGCCGTATCGGTTAATCACAGGCTTGCAGGGAAGTGTAAGCTGACGGTGCAGGATTTATACGGCGAAAACCTTATGCTGATTTATCGGGGCTGGAGCAGCTATATAGATAAGCTGAGGGACGACTTGATGGAGCATCACTCACAAATTCATATCGTTGACTTTGATTTTTACGATGTGAATGTCTTTAATCAATGCGAATACACCAACGACCTGCTCATGGCTATTGACAAATGGGAAAATGTGCATCCGCTTTTAAAGATTATCCCTGTCGAATGGGACTACACGATGACCTTTGGAATTCTTCATTCTCCGAATCCATCGGAGAGGGTACAGCGTTTCCTTAAAGCCTTACAGCTTGTGGTGTCAACTAAATAA
- a CDS encoding TetR/AcrR family transcriptional regulator: MGDAKIPNRMEKKKKQTRIKIIEVAMSLFEKQGFSQTTMEQIADVADVAKGTLYNHFSCKEAIVSAYVQTVNNQTIPVLKDLLSDLPNTRSRLLKVLLQVFDWGKLNRELVMIYFSFRMQNLVKGLPEPGERSGFAEILAMIFRQGQLDGELREGVSAEYLANYFNMIYFRILIEWLSLPDKYPLQEQLATNIDLFLNGVKR, from the coding sequence ATGGGAGATGCAAAGATACCTAACCGTATGGAAAAGAAAAAAAAGCAGACCAGAATTAAAATAATTGAAGTAGCTATGAGTCTGTTTGAAAAACAAGGGTTTTCTCAAACCACAATGGAACAAATCGCTGACGTCGCTGACGTGGCTAAAGGAACGCTGTACAATCATTTTTCATGCAAAGAAGCGATCGTCTCTGCTTATGTCCAGACAGTTAATAACCAGACGATACCGGTACTTAAGGACCTTCTAAGCGACTTGCCAAATACGCGCTCGCGGCTGTTAAAAGTGTTACTACAGGTTTTCGACTGGGGTAAGCTAAACCGCGAGTTAGTTATGATCTATTTTTCTTTTAGGATGCAGAATCTGGTTAAAGGACTGCCTGAGCCAGGTGAACGCAGTGGTTTTGCCGAGATCTTAGCTATGATTTTCAGGCAGGGTCAATTAGATGGCGAACTTAGGGAAGGTGTTTCTGCTGAGTACTTAGCAAACTACTTTAACATGATTTATTTTAGGATTCTCATCGAGTGGCTTAGTCTGCCTGACAAGTATCCGCTACAGGAACAGTTGGCAACAAATATTGATCTATTTTTAAATGGGGTGAAAAGATAA